The Streptomyces sp. 11x1 genomic sequence GCCGAGGAAGTCGGTCTGGAGGGTGCCTGGACGGCTGTCGACTCCGCCGCCGCGCGCCCGGCGCGTACCGCAGGCACGATCGTCAAGGACGAGGGCGAGGGCGGCAAGCAGCTCGCCGAGTTCCTCGCGGGCCAGAAGTTCATCTAAGGCCCGCAGTCGCCGACCGCCCCCTCACCCTTTCGCAAGCAGGAGAGCAATCCCATGGCTGAAGTTCTCGTCTACGTCGATCACGCAGGCGGTTCCGTCCGCAAGCCCACCCTGGAACTGCTGACCCTGGCCCGCCGGATCGGCGAGCCCGTCGCCGTCGCGCTCGGTGCCGGTGCCGCCGACACCGCCGCCGCCCTCGCCGAGCACGGCGCGGCTCGGGTCCTCACCCACGACGCCGCCGAGTACGCCGACTACCTGGTCGTTCCCAAGGTCGACGCGCTGCAGGCCGCCGTCGCCGCCGTCTCCCCGGCTGCCGTGCTGGTCTCCTCCTCGGCCGAGGGCAAGGAGATCGCCGCCCGTCTCGCGCTGCGTATCGGCTCGGGCATCATCACCGACGCCGTCGACCTGGAGGCGTCCGACGAGGGCCCGGTGGCCACGCAGTCGGTGTTCGCCGCCTCCTTCACCACCAAGTCCCGTGTCTCCAAGGGCACCCCGGTCATCACGGTCAAGCCCAACTCCGCCGCCGTGGAGGCCGCCCCGGCCGCGGGCGCGGTCGAGGCCCTGGACGTCACCTTCGGCGCGCTGGCCACCGGCACCAAGGTCACCGGCCGTACCCCGCGCGAGTCGACCGGCCGCCCGGAGCTGACCGAGGCCGCGATCGTCGTCTCCGGCGGCCGTGGCGTCAACGGCACCGAGAACTTCGCCATCATCGAGGCCCTCGCCGACTCCCTCGGCGCGGCCGTCGGCGCCTCCCGCGCCGCGGTGGACGCCGGCTGGTACCCGCACACCAACCAGGTCGGCCAGACCGGCAAGTCGGTCTCCCCGCAGCTGTACATCGCCAACGGCATCTCCGGCGCCATCCAGCACCGCGCCGGCATGCAGACCTCGAAGACCATCGTGGCCGTCAACAAGGACGCCGAGGCCCCGATCTTCGACCTCGTCGACTACGGCGTGGTCGGCGACCTCTTCGACGTCGTCCCCCAGCTCACCGAGGAGATCAAGGCCCGCAAGGGCTGAGCCTCACCGGTCTCGCCGAGGCCCCCACGACCGTTCGTACGGTCGTGGGGGCCTCGGCTCATCCCAGGGTCAGCGAGGCCTGCACCGGCAGATGGTCGCTCGGGTACATCCCGCCCCTCGAGAAGGTGTTCATCGCCGCCCAGTGCGTCGTCACCCCGGGCGAGGTGAGGATCCAGTCGATGCGTCTGCCCCCGGGCCTGGGCTCCCGGTAGCCGTGGTACGTCCCGTACGCCTCGGTGCGCGAGGCGGCTGCGTCCCAGGCGTCCACGAGACCGTTGCCCAGCATCAGGTCGTAGACCCGGTTGTCGTGTGCGGCGGCGTTGAAGTCACCGGTGACGACGACCGGCGCCGAGCGGTCCCACCCGGCGATCGTCTCGCCGATCAGCCCCGCCGAACGCTCCCGGGCGTACTGGCTGACGCTGTCCAGATGGGTGTTCAGGACGTAGAACTCCCGGCCTCCGTCGGCGAGATCGGCGAATTTCACCCAGGTCACCATGCGCAGCCAGTCCGCGCCCCAGGTGTTGGAGGCGATCGTGTACGGGGTGTCCGACAGCCAGAAGTGGTCGAACTCGATCGGGTCGAGTCTGCGGGTGTCGTAGAAGATCGCCATGAACTCGTCCTTGCTGCCGCCCCCTCGGCCGGTGCCGATCCAGTCGTAGTGCCCGTCGAGATCCTTCTCGATCATGCGCAGCTGCTGGTAGAGCCCTTCCTGGGTGCCGATGACGTGCGGTCGCTCGCGACGCAGCAGCTCCCGCATCACCGGCCGGCGGACGGTCCAGCGCGGTGTGCTGTCGACGACGGTCGCGAAGCGCACATTGAACGTCATGACGTTCAGCGCTCCCGCGTACTCACCGGCGGACGCCGGTTGTGACGAGCCCGCCGTCGTCAGCAGTGGCACGGCGATGGCGGCGGCCGCCGCGGACCTGAGTCCCTGGCGGCGCGTCACTCCGACCTCTTTCGGCACGCGATGTCCTCCCCTTGCGAGTCACCATGAAGCTTGCCTATGGATACGGATGAAGAGGCCGGATCGATGGTGACCAGGCGAAGAGCATGGGGAATCCCACGTCGAGAGGGTGTTGACCGAGGCGAAGATCGACCGTTAGCTTCGACATGCGGACTATTAATTCCGTAGTGCGGAAAAATGGAGGGTTGTGGAATGGGGCAGGGCCGACAGGAGAACGTGGCGACAAGTCTCGCGGGCGCCGTCAGCGAGGAGATCAGCGCCTCCCTCGCCCCCGTCGACGCGGAGTTGGAGCGCCGCTACCCGGGCGACCCCGGCACCCGCCAGCCCGTGCACACCGTCTACGTCCCCGGCGACGTCTTCGCCGCCGACACCCTGCGCACCTGGGGCGACCGGGCCCTCGCCGCCCTCGACGAGCACGCCCCCGACGCGGCGTCCTTCGCCGCCGTCCTCGGCCTCGGCGACGACCTCGCCGAACCCGTGTACGACCGCGTCCGCGCCAAGCTGGAGCGCGAACCGATCGAGGACCTCCGGGTCGACTTCGAGGACGGCTACGGGGCCCGCCCCGACGCCGAGGAGGACCAGGCCGCCGCCCACGCCGCCCGGCTGATCGCCCGGGCGTACGCCGACGGCACGGCCGCCCCGTACATGGGCATCCGCATGAAGTGCATGGAGGCCCCGGTCCGCGACCGGGGGATCCGCACCCTCGACATCTTCCTCACGGGCCTGCTGGAGGCCGGCGGCCTGCCCGACGGACTGCTCCTGACCCTGCCCAAGGTGACGTACGCCGAGCAGGTCACCGCCATGGTCCGGCTGCTGGAGGCCTTCGAGAAGGCACGCGGCCTGGAACCCGGCCGGATCGGCTTCGAGATCCAGATCGAGACCAGCCAGTCCATCCTCGCCGCCGACGGCACCGCCACCGTCGCCCGGATGATCGGAGCCGCCGAGGGCCGCGCCACCGGGTTGCACTACGGCACCTTCGACTACAGCGCCTGCCTCGGCGTCTCCGCCGCCCACCAGGCCAGCGACCACCCGGCCGCCGACCACGCCAAGGCGATCATGCAGGTCGCGGCCGCCGGCACCGGCGTACGCGTCTCGGACGGCTCGACGAACGTCCTGCCCGTCGGCCCGAGCGCCCAGGTCCACGACGCCTGGCGACTGCACTACGGCCTCACCCGCCGCGCCCTGGCCCGCGCCTACTACCAGGGCTGGGACATGCACCCGGGCCACATCCCGACCCGCTACGCGGCCGTCTTCGCCTTCTACCGTGAGGGGTACGCGCAGGCCGCCGCCCGCCTCTCCCGCTACGCCAACCGCGCGGGCGGCGACGTGATGGACGAGCCGGCGACCGCCAAGGCGCTCAGCGGCTATCTGCTGCGCGGCCTGGACTGCGGCGCCCTCGACCTCGACGAGGTCTCCGGCGCGACGGGCCTGACCCGCGCCGATCTGGAGGGTTTCGCCGCGCCGAGGCGGGCGGATCTGACCGTCTCCGGCAAGTAGGAACCGGTACGGGACGGTACGGACGGGTGGGCCGGCGGCAGGGTGCGTAGCGGTCCTGTGACAGCCGCTGCCTACGGTCGGGAGGGCCCCCGACCACGGCTTAGGCTTGCGCCATTCATCGGTGTGTCACAGGAACGAGGCGCGGGTGTCTTCGGGGGCGAACGAACAGACGGACGGTGCCGGGCGGATCCTCGCCGGGCGGTACCGGGTCGTGGAGCAGCTCGGACGCGGCGGCATGGGCGTCGTCTGGCGGGCCGTGGACGAGGTGCTCCACCGCGAGGTCGCCCTCAAGGAGCTGCGCACCTACACGGACGCCGGCGCGCCCGAACTGGCCGACCTGGGGCTGCGGATGCAGCGCGAGGCCCGGGCCGCCGCCCGCGTCCGGCACCCCGGAGTCGTCGCCGTGCACGACGTGGCCGAGGTCGACGGCCGCCCGCTGATCGTCATGGAACTGGTCGACGGGCCGTCACTCGACGACGTCCTGAACGACCGGGGCCTGCTCGACCCACGCGAGGCCGCCGCCATCGGCGCCAAGGTCGTGGACGCCCTCGCCGCCGCCCACCGGGTCGGTGTGCTGCACCGCGACGTCAAACCCGGCAACATCCTCCTGGACCGCTCGGGCCGCGTCGTCCTCACCGACTTCGGCATCGCCACCATGGAGAACCCGGGCGACGGCTCCGCCACCCACCTCACCCGCAGCGGCGAACTCGTCGGCTCCCTCGACTACCTGGCCCCCGAACGCGCCCAGGGCAACGACCCCGGCCCCGCCTCCGACGTCTGGGCGCTCGGCGCCACTCTGTACGCGGCCGTGGAGGGCTCGTCCCCGTTCCGGCGTACGTCCACCTGGTCGACGCTCACCGCGATCGTGACCGACGCGCTGCCCGAACCCCGGCGGGCCGGGCCCCTCGGGCCGGTGCTGCGGCAACTCATGGACAAGCGGCCGGAGTTCCGTCCGGACGCCGACGCGGCCCGCGCACTGCTGGAGGCAGTGGCCTCCGGCGGCCCGCTCGACCCCTCGATGACCGGGGCCACAGGGCCCGCGCCGCAGCCGAGGGCGGAGGCCCAGCACAGTGTCCCCTCGGTGCCGCCCGGCTTCGGGCCGCCGACCGCGGAGACCCCGGCTGCCGCGCCGACCCCCGGCTTCGGCCCTCCCCGGCCGCCCGCCGGGCCCGGCACCGGGGCCTCCCCGGCCGTCGGGAGCCCCGTCGCGGGCACGCCCGCGCCCCCCTCGGGCCCCGTCACCACCGTCTCCTCGACCGGAGGCCGGCCGCGCAAGGGCCGCGCCCTGCTCGCCGCCGTGGCCGTCACCGTCGTGCTCGCGGCCACGGGCGTCACGGTCGCCCTGCTGAACGGGGACGACGGCAAGGAGACAGGCGCCCGGACGTCCGTCGACGCGGCGAGCAGCGGCACCCCTTCCCCGGGCCGCAGCCGGGGCACGGTCGACCTCACCGACGACTCGGCCGCGAAGGAGAAGGACGCCAAGGAGTCCGCGAGCCCGGACGAGAAGACCGACGACGCCGAGAAGGACGACGGCAAGGCGCCGGAGGCGTCCGCGTCGCCGACGAAGAACGCGAGCGGCGGCACCACGGGCGGCGGCACGGGAGGCTCTGACACCTCGGGTGGCACCACCGGCGGCAGCACGACCGGGGGCACCACCGGCGGCGGGACCACCGAGGAACCGGTCTGCCACTCCATCGGCGGCGGCAAGTACAACTGCACGGTCTGGCGCACCGCCGACTCCTACACCGCATCCGGTACGAAGGTCGGCGTCCTCAACCAGGGCACCAACTACTTCTACTGTCAGTCGAACCTGGGCCGCCGCG encodes the following:
- a CDS encoding protein kinase domain-containing protein; the protein is MSSGANEQTDGAGRILAGRYRVVEQLGRGGMGVVWRAVDEVLHREVALKELRTYTDAGAPELADLGLRMQREARAAARVRHPGVVAVHDVAEVDGRPLIVMELVDGPSLDDVLNDRGLLDPREAAAIGAKVVDALAAAHRVGVLHRDVKPGNILLDRSGRVVLTDFGIATMENPGDGSATHLTRSGELVGSLDYLAPERAQGNDPGPASDVWALGATLYAAVEGSSPFRRTSTWSTLTAIVTDALPEPRRAGPLGPVLRQLMDKRPEFRPDADAARALLEAVASGGPLDPSMTGATGPAPQPRAEAQHSVPSVPPGFGPPTAETPAAAPTPGFGPPRPPAGPGTGASPAVGSPVAGTPAPPSGPVTTVSSTGGRPRKGRALLAAVAVTVVLAATGVTVALLNGDDGKETGARTSVDAASSGTPSPGRSRGTVDLTDDSAAKEKDAKESASPDEKTDDAEKDDGKAPEASASPTKNASGGTTGGGTGGSDTSGGTTGGSTTGGTTGGGTTEEPVCHSIGGGKYNCTVWRTADSYTASGTKVGVLNQGTNYFYCQSNLGRRETSGEWTNVWWAKTDDDSGNTDVWVSDVYIQGGDNDAPVPGLPVC
- a CDS encoding endonuclease/exonuclease/phosphatase family protein, whose protein sequence is MPKEVGVTRRQGLRSAAAAAIAVPLLTTAGSSQPASAGEYAGALNVMTFNVRFATVVDSTPRWTVRRPVMRELLRRERPHVIGTQEGLYQQLRMIEKDLDGHYDWIGTGRGGGSKDEFMAIFYDTRRLDPIEFDHFWLSDTPYTIASNTWGADWLRMVTWVKFADLADGGREFYVLNTHLDSVSQYARERSAGLIGETIAGWDRSAPVVVTGDFNAAAHDNRVYDLMLGNGLVDAWDAAASRTEAYGTYHGYREPRPGGRRIDWILTSPGVTTHWAAMNTFSRGGMYPSDHLPVQASLTLG
- a CDS encoding DUF6986 family protein, yielding MGQGRQENVATSLAGAVSEEISASLAPVDAELERRYPGDPGTRQPVHTVYVPGDVFAADTLRTWGDRALAALDEHAPDAASFAAVLGLGDDLAEPVYDRVRAKLEREPIEDLRVDFEDGYGARPDAEEDQAAAHAARLIARAYADGTAAPYMGIRMKCMEAPVRDRGIRTLDIFLTGLLEAGGLPDGLLLTLPKVTYAEQVTAMVRLLEAFEKARGLEPGRIGFEIQIETSQSILAADGTATVARMIGAAEGRATGLHYGTFDYSACLGVSAAHQASDHPAADHAKAIMQVAAAGTGVRVSDGSTNVLPVGPSAQVHDAWRLHYGLTRRALARAYYQGWDMHPGHIPTRYAAVFAFYREGYAQAAARLSRYANRAGGDVMDEPATAKALSGYLLRGLDCGALDLDEVSGATGLTRADLEGFAAPRRADLTVSGK
- a CDS encoding electron transfer flavoprotein subunit alpha/FixB family protein gives rise to the protein MAEVLVYVDHAGGSVRKPTLELLTLARRIGEPVAVALGAGAADTAAALAEHGAARVLTHDAAEYADYLVVPKVDALQAAVAAVSPAAVLVSSSAEGKEIAARLALRIGSGIITDAVDLEASDEGPVATQSVFAASFTTKSRVSKGTPVITVKPNSAAVEAAPAAGAVEALDVTFGALATGTKVTGRTPRESTGRPELTEAAIVVSGGRGVNGTENFAIIEALADSLGAAVGASRAAVDAGWYPHTNQVGQTGKSVSPQLYIANGISGAIQHRAGMQTSKTIVAVNKDAEAPIFDLVDYGVVGDLFDVVPQLTEEIKARKG